Below is a window of Virgibacillus sp. NKC19-3 DNA.
CTAGTGCTTCACAAAAGAATGTTTAATAAGATAAACGGTTTGATTGAAAAATATGGAGGAGAACAGCAATGAAACATTTCTATCGTATATCCATGATTTTGTTGTCTTTTATAATGGCCTTCGTTGCCGTTGGTTGTAGTTCATCGAATGGTAATGAAGAGGGAACGACGTCCAACGAAGAAAATGGAACAGAAAACAAAGCAGATACTGCATCGGATGAAGACTTTCCCACAACGGTTGAAAACGCAGGACGTGATTTAATTTTTGACGAGCCTCCTGAGCGGGTTGTAGCATTGTATCAACAAGAAGCCGAACTCATGGTAGCACTTGGATTAGAACATAAGCTGGTGGGTTATTCGATTGTTGCCGAAAATACACCGCCGGAATATGAAGAGAAATTAGAAGACGTCCCGGTTTTAGCAGAGAATAGTTACCCTTCCAAAGAAGTACTATTAGGAGTGGATCCTGATTTTGTGATAGGATCAGAAAGGACCTTTACTGATAATGGTGCAGGGACAGTTGAGGAATTTGATGATTTGAATATTGCTGCCTATGTTACTGAATCAGAAAAACCAGAGACGATAGAAAATATGGTTTATAAAGAAATTAAAGAAATAGCACAAATCTTTGGAGTTGAGGAACGCGGAGAAAAACTCATTCGATCGATGCAAGAAGAAATGGATGAGATCACGAGTCAAATTGGGGATGTAGATGAGCCCGTAAAAGTGCTTTTAATGAGTGGTGGTGATGCAGGATCGGCACAAGTATCAGGTGGTTATGCATTAGATAATTATCTTATTGAACTCGCAGGTGGTGAAAATATTTTTGCTGATGAAGATAAATACCTCTTTGAGGTCAATTGGGAAGAAATCATTGACCGTGATCCGGATGTGATTGTAACGTCGTATTGTTGTGGAACAGGTCCAGAGGATTTAGAAAAGATGATTGCAGGTAATGCTTCACTGGAGGATGTAACTGCGGTTGAAAATGACAACTATGTTGCCGCTCAAGTAGAAGATACAACAGGAAACGTTCGGGTGATTCAAGGACTAGAAACATTAGCAGAAGGGTTTTATCCTGAACTTTTTGATGAAGAATAATACAAAAAAGTAGGTGGAAAAATTCTCAATACAAGATGTGTTTTAAATGAAATAAATCATGATATGCGTTGTATGATATTTTTCCTAATAAGTCATTAATGCGCGAAAGGAATGAGTGGATAACATGCTGGATATTCTTATATGGATCGCGATAGTTGTATTATTTATGTTAAGTTTCGTTGGTATACTTTTTCCAATTATTCCTTCCGTCTTAGTCTTATGGATAGGTTTCCTGCTATATCATTTTATATTGAATGCAAATGAGCTCGGTCTTTCTTTCTGGATTATTATGGGTGTCTTTACAATTATCCTCTTCGTTGCAGACATCATTGCGAATAGTTATTTTGTGAAAAAATTCGGCGGAACGAAATGGGGAGAAAGAGCTGCGGCGGTAGCGGTTATCGTCGGGGCATTTATCACACCACCATTTGGGATTATATATGTGCCCTTCATCGTTGTTTTCTTAATTGAAATGACCCAAAAGCGGACTGCCAAAGAAGCATTCCGAGCATCAATTGGCTCACTGATCGGATTCTTAAGCGGAGCAATGGCAAAAGTCGTTGTGCAACTTATTATGATTATTTGGTTTTTTATCGTAGTATTATTTTAATAGGGGGACATGGGGACAGGTCCCTTGTCCCAGTACTAGTTGGGACAGTGAACCTGTCCCCCTGTCCCTAATTTCGGAAAAGAAAGGGTTTTAGGATATGAATTTTCCATCACGGGTGATCACGATTGCAGGATCAGCAGCTGGGGGGAGTGCAGGAATCCAAGCAGATTTAAAGACGTTTCAGGAACTTGATGTATATGGGATGAGCGTCGTAACAGCTATCGTGGGAAGACATCCTGAGACGGATAAAAATGTGCATCCGCAGACGCTGGAGGCGATTGAAGCGCAATTTGTGACAGCGATGAAACAGGTAGGTGCGGATGGGCTTAAGACAGGGATGTTATTTTCAAAAGAAGTAATAGAAACGGTAGCGGCATTAATCAGGGATGCGTCGATTAAAAATATTACAGTCGACCCTGTCATGATTGGAAAATTGGATTCGAAGCTTTTGAGAGATGATGCGATTGATGCATTAATAAATCAATTGATCCCGATGGCTACGATTATGACACCGAATGTACCGGAAGCCTCTTTATTACTGGGTGGAAGAGATTTGACTAGTGTTGATGATTTGAAGCAGGCAGCGATCGATCTGCATGACTCAGGTGCAGCCAATGTATTGGTAAAAGGAGGGAGACTGAAAGGACCTGCGATTGATGTGTTGTATGATGGGAGAACGATCTGGACGTTTGAAGCGCCACGTATCGATACTGTTCATACGAGCGGGGCAGGATGTACGTACTCAGCAGCAATCGCAGCATATTTAGCCATGGACAAACCTATTGCAGAAGCAGTTCGACTAGCAAAAAGCTTTGTTACAACCGCAATTGAGCATGGATTTTCGTATACAGATTTTGTAGGACCGACATACCATGCAGCCATGCGCAAGTTTAATGAAGCACATGAAATTAAAGTTAGTAAAGAGTAGGTAGGACAGATTCCTCGTTTGACCGTTTTGCACCGAGTATTACGAAGGTGCAAAACGCTCGAATGCCGAAGCGAAACGCTCGAATGCCGAAGCGAAACGCTCGAATGCCGAAGCGAAACGCTCGAATGCCGAAGCGAAACGCTCGAATGCCGAAGCGAAACGCTCGAATGCCGAAGCGAAACGCTCGAATGCCGAAGCGAAACGCTCGAATGCCGAAGCGAAACGCTCGAATGCCGAAGCGAAACGCTCGAATGCCGAAGCGAAACGCTCGAATGCCGAAGCAAAACGCTTGGTATCAGGGTTCCTGTTTCTAGCAACCGAATTGGACAAGGAGGATAAAATAGATGGGGAAGCGTGCATTATTGAATGTGGACTATACAAATGATTTTGTAGCGGATGAAGGGAAGCTGACGAGTGGGAAACCGGGGCAGGCAATTGAATCTAGCATAGTGGCTTTAACTCGAGAATTTATGGAAGCGGGCGATTATGTTGTTTTTGCGATTGACGCCCATGAAGATGGTGATGAACTTCATCCGGAATCCGCTCTATTTCCACCGCATAATATTATTGGGACATCGGGTCGCAGTTTGTATGGAAAACTAGCAGATGTATATGAGCAAAACAAAGATAGAGCAAATGTCTATTATTTTGATAAAACGCGTTATAGCGCATTTGCCGGCACTGATCTGGAAATCCGATTACGTGAGCGGTCGATTGAGGAGGTCCATATCATTGGTGTTTGTACCGATATATGTGTCCTACATACAGCCGTTGATGCATACAACAAAGGGTTTAACATTGTGATCCATAAGGATGCGGTGGCAAGCTTTAATCAGGCTGGCCATGATTGGGCTTTGGAACACTTTACGAATACGTTGGGCGCAAGCGTATTATAATTTGATATGAATGGGAGCCGGTAGGAAGGTTTCTGCTGGCTTTTTTGTAATTGATTAGGCAGTCCGGATGATAAAGCTGAATTCACAAAATTGAAATGGAATCGATACAGGAGGAACTATCAGGAATTTCTGTTTGTTATTAGTAAGTCTTGACTTTCTTCTCGTATCCCTATATATTAGGAAATATAAACGAAACGTTGATGAGGATTAGTATAAGTTGATCGTCTTTTAAAGAGAGGAAATGGCTGCTGGAAATTTCTAAAGACGTCATTTAGAACCTGCCTCCTGAGTTCGCATTGAACCAGCTTTTGTTGGAAAATGTGCGCGGTTATGGCCGTTATCCAGTGAAGTGTACAAGGAGGAGTCCTTGTAAATAAGGGTGGTACCACCAGACCTCGGTCCCTTTTCGGATGGAGGATTTTTTGCGTTCCCTATTAAATTGGAAAGATAGAGGTGTTTGAGCTTGGGTAAGAAAAATAAGCAGTTTGTTCAAAACATAACAGCGATGGAAGATGATTTTGCCAAATGGTATACAGATGTTGTCAAGCAGGCAGATTTAGTTGATTACGGGCCAGTAAGGGGAACAATGATCATTAAGCCGGATGGTTTTGCCATATGGGAGAATATCCGTAATGAACTTGACCGTCAAATCAAGGAAACCGGTCACTCAAATGTATCTTTTCCATTATTTGTTCCGGAAAGCTTGCTGCAAAAGGAAAAAGATCATGTGGAAGGATTCGCACCGGAAGTAGCCTGGGTGACACATGGTGGAGAGGAAAAATTAGCTGAAAGAATAGCTGTACGACCAACTTCAGAAGCGCTATTCAGTGATTATTATTCTAAAAATATTCATTCCTACCGTGATTTACCAATGCTTTATAACCAGTGGTCGAATGTTGTACGCTGGGAAAAAACAACACGTCCATTCTTGCGTTCATCTGAATTTCACTGGCAAGAAGGACATACTGCACATGCAACTGATGCGGATGCATCAACAGAAACAGATAAAATGCTTAGAATTTATGCTGATGTCGTAGAAAATTATTTAGCAATCCCTGTGTATAAAGGTCGCAAAACGGAAAAGGAAAAATTTGCCGGTGCCAATTATACGCTAACCATTGAAGCCTTAATGCATGATGGAAAGGCATTGCAATCAGCAACGTCACACAACTTTGGTTCCGGTTTTGCGGAAGTATTTGACATTACGTATTTGGATGAAAATGGAGAGAGTCAGTTTGTCCATCAAACGTCATGGGGGCTTTCTACACGGATTATGGGTGCTTTAATTATGGTTCACGGGGATAATAGAGGATTAGTTGTACCTCCACGCATTGCACCAACACAAGCGATGATCGTTCCGGTTGCTCAGCATAAAGAAGGTGTACTCGATAAAGTTTATGACCTGCGTGATCAATTGAAAGATCTTGTTCGTGTCGGTATCGATGCAAGTGATAAAATGCCCGGCTGGAAATTTAATGAGTACGAAATGAAGGGAATTCCGGTACGCATTGAAATGGGACCAAAAGATATTGAGAAAGACCAAGTCGTGCTTGTTCGCCGTGATACCGGAGAGAAAGAATTTGTAGCACTGACCGATGTGGAAACACGTTTACCCGCTTTATTAGAAGAAATCCAGACAAACTTATATGATAAAGCCTTGGCACATCGTGAAGAAAAAACAAGTGTTGCCAGGGATATGAATGAATTCAAACAAACGCTTGAACAAAAAACTGGATTTATTAAAGCAATGTGGTGTGGAGACGAGGCTTGTGAAGAGAAAATCAAAGAAGAAACATCAGCAACCTCACGCCTCATCCCATTTGAACAGGAAAACATAGCAGATACTTGTGTCTGCTGTGGTAAAGAAGCGAAGGAACTCGTATATTGGGCAAAGGCATATTAATAGGTTAGAAAACGAGCACCGAAGATGTGCTCGTTTTTGTATAGGTAGCCGGAGGGGCGTAGTTGCCAAATCGGGAAAGCAGGGGAATCGCAAATCGATCGAGCGCGATTCCAAACCGATCGAATAGCACCATAAATCGATCGAGCGCGACTCCAAATCGATCGAGCGCGATTCCAAACCAATAGAGTAGTACCATAAATCGATTAAGCAAGGTTCCAGGTCAATTAAGCGCATCGCCAATCGGAGCAAGTTCTTTAAAATCAACATCATAGAGACATGGAAGAGGCATCCCCGAATTGGAAGAGAGGGAGGGATTTTTTATTCCTCTACCGCCCTCTCGATATCTTTTACAAGATTTTCTGGTTTTGTCTGCGGTGCGAATCGGTCAATGACTTCACCGTTTTTATCAATCAAAAATTTAGTGAAATTCCATTTAATATCTTTGGTTAATATACCTTTTTCTTCTGTGGTTAAATACTTGAAAAGTGGGTGCGCATTTTCGCCTTTTACATCTACTTTACTGAACATCGGAAAGGAGACCCCATAATTGCGCTCACAGAATTGAGAGATTTCCTCATCACTTCCCGGATCTTGATTATTGAATTGATTACATGGAAATCCGAGTATTTCAAAATCCTGATCCTTATACTTGTCATATACATTTTGCAACCCCTCAAACTGGGGTGTGAATCCACATTGACTGGCTGTATTTACGATGAGGAGTGTCTTTCCTTTATAATCAGCCATAGATTTTTCATCACCCTGCATTGTTTTTACAGAAAAATCATAAATATTCATATGATTGCCTCCTTTAGTAGTAGGATAGCAATGCGAGGGGATTGATGTCAAAATAGTTATACAGGCTTCCCCACTATATATATTATTTAATACTAAAAAAGCAGCCTTTCAAAAGGCCACCTTTTCTCCCTATACTTCTTGCTTCAGACTTTCCCCAATCTGTTTCAGCCTGTGCTCTACTTCTTCTTCTGATAAGTCATGCTCTTTTACATACATATTGCGCGGGCTTACACGGCACTCATGGGTGCAGCCGCGTATATACTTATGCTCATTTTCCTCTGAACAAATAATTTGTTTATTGCAATCCGGATCAGCACAGTTTACGTAACGTTCGCATGGCTGACCGTCAAAATAGTCTGTACCGACAACGACATGTTCTTTTCGATTAATTGGGACAGAAATTCGCTCATCAAATACGTAACAGCGGCCATCCCATAATTCGCCTTGAACTTGTGGATCTTTCCCGTAGGTTACGATTCCGCCATGTAATTGGGCGACATCTTCAAAACCTTCTTTAACTAACCACCCAGAGAACTTCTCACAGCGAATACCGCCTGTACAATAGGTTAGGATACGTTTTCCTTCAATAAGGTGTTTGTTCTCCTGAACCCATTTCGGTAACTCCCGAAATGTTTCAATGTCAGGGCGAATCGCACCACGAAAATGGCCTAAGTCATATTCATAGTCATTTCGCGCGTCGAGAACAACGGTATCTTCATCTTGCATGGCTTCGTAAAATTCCGTTGGTGATAAATGATCTCCGGTTGTTTGCAGTGGATTTATATCCTCTTGCAAGCGAAGGCTTACTAGTTCTTTTCTTGGACGCACATGCATTTTCTTGAATGCATGCCCATCATGTGCATCGATTTTAAAAACCATATCGGCAAAGCGCGAATCATTGTGCATTGCTTCCATGTATTTTTCGGTTTGCTCAACGGTACCAGATACCGTCCCATTAATTCCTTCAGAGGCCACTAAAATGCGACCCTTCAATTCCAGGTCATTGCAAAATTGAAGATGCTCTGCGGCAAAGCTCTCCGGATCTTCCATAGGTACATACTTATAATACAATAAAACGTGATAGTTTGTATTGCTTTCCATTTTATTACCACCTATTCATTCATATTTGCAAGATATAAATGTACGGTAGTCGGTATTTTATTTTATAATCTTGCAAGAAAATATTTTATCATGTTTTTATGTTAATTGCCAATTTATATTCATTCGGTTTGATAAGGGAGAAGCCGTGTCAACGTTATTATTTTCCAG
It encodes the following:
- a CDS encoding cysteine hydrolase family protein, which gives rise to MGKRALLNVDYTNDFVADEGKLTSGKPGQAIESSIVALTREFMEAGDYVVFAIDAHEDGDELHPESALFPPHNIIGTSGRSLYGKLADVYEQNKDRANVYYFDKTRYSAFAGTDLEIRLRERSIEEVHIIGVCTDICVLHTAVDAYNKGFNIVIHKDAVASFNQAGHDWALEHFTNTLGASVL
- the proS gene encoding proline--tRNA ligase; this translates as MGKKNKQFVQNITAMEDDFAKWYTDVVKQADLVDYGPVRGTMIIKPDGFAIWENIRNELDRQIKETGHSNVSFPLFVPESLLQKEKDHVEGFAPEVAWVTHGGEEKLAERIAVRPTSEALFSDYYSKNIHSYRDLPMLYNQWSNVVRWEKTTRPFLRSSEFHWQEGHTAHATDADASTETDKMLRIYADVVENYLAIPVYKGRKTEKEKFAGANYTLTIEALMHDGKALQSATSHNFGSGFAEVFDITYLDENGESQFVHQTSWGLSTRIMGALIMVHGDNRGLVVPPRIAPTQAMIVPVAQHKEGVLDKVYDLRDQLKDLVRVGIDASDKMPGWKFNEYEMKGIPVRIEMGPKDIEKDQVVLVRRDTGEKEFVALTDVETRLPALLEEIQTNLYDKALAHREEKTSVARDMNEFKQTLEQKTGFIKAMWCGDEACEEKIKEETSATSRLIPFEQENIADTCVCCGKEAKELVYWAKAY
- a CDS encoding DUF456 domain-containing protein — translated: MLDILIWIAIVVLFMLSFVGILFPIIPSVLVLWIGFLLYHFILNANELGLSFWIIMGVFTIILFVADIIANSYFVKKFGGTKWGERAAAVAVIVGAFITPPFGIIYVPFIVVFLIEMTQKRTAKEAFRASIGSLIGFLSGAMAKVVVQLIMIIWFFIVVLF
- the thiD gene encoding bifunctional hydroxymethylpyrimidine kinase/phosphomethylpyrimidine kinase, whose amino-acid sequence is MNFPSRVITIAGSAAGGSAGIQADLKTFQELDVYGMSVVTAIVGRHPETDKNVHPQTLEAIEAQFVTAMKQVGADGLKTGMLFSKEVIETVAALIRDASIKNITVDPVMIGKLDSKLLRDDAIDALINQLIPMATIMTPNVPEASLLLGGRDLTSVDDLKQAAIDLHDSGAANVLVKGGRLKGPAIDVLYDGRTIWTFEAPRIDTVHTSGAGCTYSAAIAAYLAMDKPIAEAVRLAKSFVTTAIEHGFSYTDFVGPTYHAAMRKFNEAHEIKVSKE
- a CDS encoding ABC transporter substrate-binding protein, which codes for MKHFYRISMILLSFIMAFVAVGCSSSNGNEEGTTSNEENGTENKADTASDEDFPTTVENAGRDLIFDEPPERVVALYQQEAELMVALGLEHKLVGYSIVAENTPPEYEEKLEDVPVLAENSYPSKEVLLGVDPDFVIGSERTFTDNGAGTVEEFDDLNIAAYVTESEKPETIENMVYKEIKEIAQIFGVEERGEKLIRSMQEEMDEITSQIGDVDEPVKVLLMSGGDAGSAQVSGGYALDNYLIELAGGENIFADEDKYLFEVNWEEIIDRDPDVIVTSYCCGTGPEDLEKMIAGNASLEDVTAVENDNYVAAQVEDTTGNVRVIQGLETLAEGFYPELFDEE
- the trhO gene encoding oxygen-dependent tRNA uridine(34) hydroxylase TrhO; translated protein: MESNTNYHVLLYYKYVPMEDPESFAAEHLQFCNDLELKGRILVASEGINGTVSGTVEQTEKYMEAMHNDSRFADMVFKIDAHDGHAFKKMHVRPRKELVSLRLQEDINPLQTTGDHLSPTEFYEAMQDEDTVVLDARNDYEYDLGHFRGAIRPDIETFRELPKWVQENKHLIEGKRILTYCTGGIRCEKFSGWLVKEGFEDVAQLHGGIVTYGKDPQVQGELWDGRCYVFDERISVPINRKEHVVVGTDYFDGQPCERYVNCADPDCNKQIICSEENEHKYIRGCTHECRVSPRNMYVKEHDLSEEEVEHRLKQIGESLKQEV
- a CDS encoding glutathione peroxidase, translated to MNIYDFSVKTMQGDEKSMADYKGKTLLIVNTASQCGFTPQFEGLQNVYDKYKDQDFEILGFPCNQFNNQDPGSDEEISQFCERNYGVSFPMFSKVDVKGENAHPLFKYLTTEEKGILTKDIKWNFTKFLIDKNGEVIDRFAPQTKPENLVKDIERAVEE